One part of the Chryseobacterium mulctrae genome encodes these proteins:
- a CDS encoding RNA polymerase sigma factor, with protein MKIKDAEIIALMQNPRTLDKGIRVLMDAYQSRLYWHIRRIIVDGDLAQDTLQETFIKAYQNFHQFKNDSQLYTWLYRIATNEALQQINKLKKMQKTDEDPEYYMQNLVADNTHSDAEEIQVFLQRAIQSLPEKQKLVFMMRYYDDLPYEEISKIVDMSVGTLKTNYHYAKQKIEEYIKENYER; from the coding sequence ATGAAGATTAAAGACGCAGAAATTATTGCGCTGATGCAAAACCCACGAACACTTGATAAAGGTATTCGGGTGTTGATGGATGCTTATCAGAGTAGATTATATTGGCATATCAGACGCATTATTGTAGATGGAGACCTAGCTCAGGACACTTTGCAGGAAACATTTATAAAAGCTTACCAAAATTTTCATCAGTTTAAAAATGACAGTCAGTTGTATACTTGGCTGTACAGAATTGCAACCAATGAAGCTTTGCAGCAGATTAATAAACTGAAAAAAATGCAGAAAACCGATGAAGATCCGGAATATTATATGCAGAATCTGGTTGCCGATAACACACACAGTGATGCTGAAGAAATACAAGTTTTTTTGCAAAGAGCTATACAAAGCCTGCCCGAAAAGCAGAAACTGGTATTTATGATGCGGTATTATGATGATTTACCTTACGAAGAAATATCAAAAATAGTTGATATGTCGGTAGGAACTTTAAAAACAAATTATCATTACGCCAAACAAAAAATAGAAGAATATATCAAAGAGAATTACGAGAGATAA